In the genome of Zygosaccharomyces rouxii strain CBS732 chromosome G complete sequence, the window AATGCTTTTCGTTGTGGTACAAGTAAATATAGGTGTCAGGATCCaacatctttttcttctgacAGGACCAACCGTCTTCATTTCTCGAATATTCCAGATTTTGAGTAAACTGTAGGCCGAGGTCACTGTTAAATTTGAGAAGTCGACGCACTTCAGGATCTGTTAAGCTGTTATTCACAATGACGATCTTCCAATTGGATGCTGGCGTCTTGAGATCTACATAGATGCCACCACGTTCACCCAATTGATTTTGACGTGATTCACTTTCTAACTCCGAGATGATACGTACGATGGTAAGAAGCTTTTCGTTCGATTGACGGGTTTTTTCGTCCATTTCCGTGGTAGTAGGTACGGCCAAATAATTCGAACTATGGATCCATTGGAATCGATTTTTCATGTGTGTGTGCAAATTTGGGTATAAAGTCTGAACCCATTGATTTTCTAGAAGAATATTTCTAAGCACTTGCTTCACAGGTACCATTCTTGGTAAATGGGATTCAGTAGGTTGGAAAAATGAATCCGTCTCAGCTTTCATCTCAGAGACTATCAACGCATAAtaactgaaaaattcactTAGAAACTGATCGAATTGTAATTTCACATCGGAAAATTCTTCCAGGGTAGTGGGAATGGGGATGGCGCTAATCTCTTGAGATCTCTTCAAGATGTAGAGATCCCAGGGCCTCCAAGGAACATCTAAGGATGATTCCGAAAAGTTTGGATCTTTGTTATTGAATTTTCTATCAATTCTCCATGCTTGtgaaaagatggaaaataaaatgtaATGCTTGCAAAATTCTTCCTTCATTTGACTAATCGTTATGTCTTTAGTGAGAAAAAGACAACGTAAAATATCTGCAGGAATTATTTTATTAGGTATACCTCTAGCACTCCAAAATGATTGGTAgtcttttgaaacttttgtcCATTTGTTTAGATTGTTAAGGTTCGTCTCCACTTGTAGATTGTTGCTATCACGGTGGTCCTGTACATCCACGCCTTTGAGATCTATATCTGAGGAGGGAGTATAGGATGAAGGTTTTTCCTTTGTTATTACACGCTGATTTATCAACTTGATTTCAGACTCTGTACAAAGTCTCGATTTGACAAGGGCGCCGAAGAGATCAAATCCTTTGAAGACATTTTTGTGAGTTTCCACATAGTTGGGGAAAAGCCCTACAGCTTGAAAATCTGACGGTACGAAATCTACAGGGTACAGCTTCAAAAATGGATCACCGGGGAGTGGATTGACTAGTTTTGGGATCTTATCATCAGTACCATATTTTTCCCTGTATTGTCTATAGGTCTCTGTCGGTATGCCGATACCTCGACATGAGTGAGAAAAGACAGCAGATGGCCATAATATACGatctaatttttcctcCCCGCTTTCACTTTCCAGTAGTATAGTTTTATTCATAAGGAAATCTTCATGAGCGTTTAATTTAGATAACGGGAGTCCATACTTCGGATTCAGAGCATTtttgaataataatgaGCTGTACTTCCAATCagaaatttcttgtttttgACCTTGTTTGGGAACTTTACCATTACGAAATATTCTTAGTGTTGAGTCTGTGGGAGCTCGAGCATCCTTGAGTAAAAGTTCTCTGATTCGACTCACATGAGCTGTTTCTAGAGTACCATCTAATTCCAAATCAACGACGTGAAGATCtggtttcttcaataaaGATTCAATTCGTTTGCCATGGGCATTTCTCATCTTTATCACATTTCTCTTGTACCCAAATACTGGATTCTCAGgtcttcttttgaatgcTGCGAAGACAAGCGTCGACCAGAATTTCAAGTTGGTATCTACCATTGGAATTGAAGAGCAATTGTATGGTATGGATCCTCTAAGCAACTGTTACTGCCTTCCATTTACTACTAGACGTTTATAATAGGTGAGTAGTTGATGAGCTTATAATAATGTATGTTCGATCTTTCGTCATTGTATACGTCTTATAATAGAGCGGGATggtttgaatttgaatattaGCCGCCTAAGTTTTCAAAGGAAACTTGTAGATGGTGCTTACGAATGATATCTTAACTGCTATACTTTACAAACTCAAAATATAGACATTGGTGGCTTTAATTGACCTTTAAAGGCTCTTCTTTATGTATCTATTTAATATCTCTTCTAAAAAAGTTAGTTTTGGAACCAAatgttaaattgaaaattacTGTTTGATGAATTCGTTAGATTGAGAGAATCCATAGTTTTGGGATGGCATTAatgtatttgaaattccCCTCCAAAAGAAAGTTTTTATTGGTAATTCTCTAGATTTACATGATTTACCTTTATTGTAGTATTCCATTACGACTACACAATAGACTCAAATCTTACGTCCGGAAAAATATCTAAAAGAGGGTAGTACATCAGTTTGAAGTGCTGACATTGATGTTCCGAATCTAGAAAGCTTCTATAGTGCCTTATAGATTCTTCCTGAACCTTAAGCGGCTAATCACATTGCCAACATAGCCCTAATCTGTACCCTAAAATTTCCTTATCAGCAGGCCCTAATCGTTTTTACTGCAAGTTCCGAAGCCCTGACTATGTTGATATTTACATCAAGTAATTAAGTAAGCACAAGACCTCTCAGAGGAACTTACTGTCACCTAAGCATAATAGTTCAAAGATTACATTTTCTCATTCATTCGCTTGTGACTGAGATGACTCATTACTGCTGCTAGTTGATCCCATATTTTCGTTATAAAATATGAGTCGTGAACAAGAGACTGGCCTGCTGCTTGATGATAACAGCATAGATAACGTCCCTCGAAAGGATGTAGATCCTCAACAGAGTTTTCTCAATGATCTGGAAACTAGTTTAACAGATATAGCTGAAGATCCATTTGTGGAAGTACCGCAAGGCCGTCATTTGGGAGTTTTCTCGACCATGGTCCTTTTTGTCGCTAGAATAGTTGGCTCAGGTATATTTGCTACACCAAGTAGTATATACGTTAATTGTGGTGGTAATACTGGAATATATTTTGGTGTTTGGACATTAGCAGGTTTGGTATCATTTGCAGGATTATTCGTTTTCTTGGAATATGGCTCATGGTTACCAAGATCTGGTGGCCGTAAGAATTTCCTCGAGCAAACCTACACAAGACCTGAGTTAATGATGAGCGTTACATTTGTTTgtttcaccatttttacTGGATTTGCCATGTCGAATGCAATTGTTTTTGGTAAGTACTTCCTTTACGTACTGGGGTTTAGCGATCCTTCTACAGGAGTCCAAAGTAATGCTTCCAAATATGTCAGTATTATCGTGATTTCAGTCGCTATGCTTGTACATGGATGCTCAGTGCGTACTGGGGTACggattcaaaatttcctAGGAGGTATAAAATTCGGTCTCATTGGATTAATGTGTCTTATTGGTCTCTACTCTTTTTTCTACCACGTTCCTGAAGGCAAAGAGTCTCCTAGTCTGAAGAGTAACTCTGTATTCGCATTTCAGAATAAATCAGAAGTCAGTCTTGCTTCACTGGCGAGTGCATTTCTCAATGcttttttctgtttttctGGTTGGGACTCTGTGCATTCAGTGGCATCAGAAGTGAAGAACCCTACATATACTCTGAAAGTTGGAGGCACCGCATCTCTGCTTATTTGCTTTACCTGCTATTccatgatgaatttagCCTATGTTAACGTTTTGTCCTACGAAGAGATCAAACAGGCAGGCCCACTGGTGGGATCTGTGCTTTTCACCAAACtgtttggtaaatttttagGCAGTAAACTTCTATCACTATCTGTTGCCGTTTCCACTTTATCCAA includes:
- the CBP2 gene encoding Cbp2p (weakly similar to uniprot|P03874 Saccharomyces cerevisiae YHL038C CBP2 Protein required for splicing of COB aI5 intron Cytochrome B pre-mRNA processing protein), with translation MVDTNLKFWSTLVFAAFKRRPENPVFGYKRNVIKMRNAHGKRIESLLKKPDLHVVDLELDGTLETAHVSRIRELLLKDARAPTDSTLRIFRNGKVPKQGQKQEISDWKYSSLLFKNALNPKYGLPLSKLNAHEDFLMNKTILLESESGEEKLDRILWPSAVFSHSCRGIGIPTETYRQYREKYGTDDKIPKLVNPLPGDPFLKLYPVDFVPSDFQAVGLFPNYVETHKNVFKGFDLFGALVKSRLCTESEIKLINQRVITKEKPSSYTPSSDIDLKGVDVQDHRDSNNLQVETNLNNLNKWTKVSKDYQSFWSARGIPNKIIPADILRCLFLTKDITISQMKEEFCKHYILFSIFSQAWRIDRKFNNKDPNFSESSLDVPWRPWDLYILKRSQEISAIPIPTTLEEFSDVKLQFDQFLSEFFSYYALIVSEMKAETDSFFQPTESHLPRMVPVKQVLRNILLENQWVQTLYPNLHTHMKNRFQWIHSSNYLAVPTTTEMDEKTRQSNEKLLTIVRIISELESESRQNQLGERGGIYVDLKTPASNWKIVIVNNSLTDPEVRRLLKFNSDLGLQFTQNLEYSRNEDGWSCQKKKMLDPDTYIYLYHNEKHLESNKDLIDDIIDRFDQQADKN
- the MUP3 gene encoding Mup3p (similar to uniprot|P38734 Saccharomyces cerevisiae YHL036W MUP3 Low affinity methionine permease, similar to Mup1p), with the protein product MSREQETGLLLDDNSIDNVPRKDVDPQQSFLNDLETSLTDIAEDPFVEVPQGRHLGVFSTMVLFVARIVGSGIFATPSSIYVNCGGNTGIYFGVWTLAGLVSFAGLFVFLEYGSWLPRSGGRKNFLEQTYTRPELMMSVTFVCFTIFTGFAMSNAIVFGKYFLYVLGFSDPSTGVQSNASKYVSIIVISVAMLVHGCSVRTGVRIQNFLGGIKFGLIGLMCLIGLYSFFYHVPEGKESPSLKSNSVFAFQNKSEVSLASLASAFLNAFFCFSGWDSVHSVASEVKNPTYTLKVGGTASLLICFTCYSMMNLAYVNVLSYEEIKQAGPLVGSVLFTKLFGKFLGSKLLSLSVAVSTLSNLLVVIYGLSRMNQESFREGYLPFSKQLASNWPWGSPLPSILVCGGFTIIWLAALPPENSSFDYLVSMEGYGNQFFLLLIAVGLFIHRRRHKGQQPSTRASTLGTILMIIVSGYTLITPFIGDQNRNMIGFLPPYQITSILIIGACFFFWLVTFVILPRTFHYELEPNISYLADGLAVTEWKKKII